The following coding sequences are from one uncultured Desulfobacter sp. window:
- a CDS encoding glycosyltransferase family 2 protein — protein sequence MADITIIILSYNTRTLLLNCLESVFETTRELPVDVVVVDNASCDGSPDAVKTQFPQVHLIENSKNLGFAKANNIALGQVTGNYALLLNSDTRLTPGAVKTLYEFMEKQADAGVACGQLLNEDGSKQNSFAYFPGFGTLLVNESLINTLSPFRKTKRSVINVPVKVDSCIGACILLRMSAVRAAGFLDEAFFFFFEETDMALAMRHKGWFSYMVPQAVIYHFQGQSVGHSIKSRQLFYQSRKIYYKKHFPQLSAIYMPLVLCRLTVDFLLNFILYGLSCLRSDSKKNKAVLYYKLLIWHLKGCPEIQ from the coding sequence CCAGGGAGTTGCCTGTTGATGTGGTGGTGGTGGATAACGCCTCCTGTGACGGTAGCCCGGATGCTGTCAAAACGCAATTTCCCCAGGTACATCTAATTGAAAACAGCAAGAATTTAGGCTTTGCCAAAGCCAATAATATTGCCCTGGGCCAGGTGACGGGAAATTATGCCCTGCTGTTGAATTCGGACACCCGGCTGACGCCTGGGGCTGTAAAGACCCTGTATGAATTTATGGAAAAACAGGCTGATGCCGGGGTGGCCTGCGGGCAACTGCTCAACGAAGACGGTTCAAAACAGAACTCTTTTGCCTATTTTCCCGGGTTCGGCACCCTGCTGGTCAATGAAAGCCTGATCAATACCCTGTCACCTTTCCGGAAAACCAAACGTTCAGTGATCAATGTGCCTGTTAAGGTGGATTCCTGCATCGGTGCCTGTATTCTTTTGAGAATGTCGGCTGTCAGGGCGGCGGGGTTTTTAGACGAGGCCTTCTTTTTTTTCTTTGAAGAGACCGATATGGCACTGGCCATGCGACACAAAGGGTGGTTTTCATATATGGTTCCCCAAGCCGTAATTTACCATTTCCAGGGACAAAGTGTCGGTCACAGCATTAAGTCCAGACAGCTTTTTTACCAATCCAGGAAAATTTATTATAAAAAACATTTTCCACAGCTTTCGGCTATTTATATGCCGCTGGTCCTTTGCCGTCTGACTGTGGATTTTCTGCTCAATTTTATATTGTACGGTCTGTCTTGTCTGCGCTCTGATTCCAAGAAAAATAAGGCCGTATTATATTACAAACTATTAATCTGGCACCTAAAAGGATGTCCTGAAATACAATGA
- a CDS encoding glycosyltransferase family 9 protein, protein MIAKGSLININKEDIKSILLIQLGDIGDLVLTLPTIETLRANFPNAHLAVAVREKAAALLHGHHAVDRILSVDRYKHGAKGIWHQLQLLVSLTFKRFDLSIELRTGTRGALLSVASMAKIRIGRHGDDGTLRRLCFSHIVQPANEIEQYATQHNLNLLEPLNLNCISSPTPALLIRKERVLALTEKVTRLLPKPQKPVLVIHPFSIWQYKELTTQQYHQVLSHLASTYDVNLVITGAPDEHPRAQALIDSSGLPIVNMAGKTSIMEMACLLKLACMVISIDTSAVHIATAVGSPTVSIFGPSSTRNWAPKGGRHKVITHSMSCIPCSKKGCNDTETVPCLHELSPQLICDEIDTHIQTCCRGIKGGVPLFVEDDGPDIELSEPIVTG, encoded by the coding sequence ATGATTGCCAAAGGCTCTTTAATCAACATTAACAAAGAAGATATAAAATCTATCCTGCTGATTCAGCTGGGTGATATCGGTGATCTTGTCCTCACCCTGCCCACAATTGAGACGCTGCGCGCTAATTTCCCCAACGCCCATCTTGCCGTGGCTGTACGTGAAAAAGCCGCAGCCCTGCTCCATGGCCATCACGCTGTAGACCGGATCCTATCGGTGGACAGGTACAAACATGGGGCAAAGGGCATTTGGCATCAGTTGCAGCTTTTGGTGTCTTTGACTTTTAAAAGATTTGATCTGTCCATTGAGCTTCGTACCGGTACCCGGGGTGCTCTCCTTTCGGTTGCTTCCATGGCCAAAATACGCATTGGCCGCCATGGGGACGACGGCACGCTAAGGAGATTGTGCTTTAGTCATATTGTTCAGCCAGCTAACGAGATTGAACAATATGCCACCCAGCATAATTTAAATCTCCTTGAACCGCTGAATCTTAATTGCATCTCTTCGCCGACCCCGGCGCTTTTAATCCGCAAAGAACGGGTTTTGGCTTTAACTGAGAAAGTAACACGTTTGTTACCAAAGCCCCAAAAGCCGGTTTTGGTGATCCACCCGTTCTCCATCTGGCAGTACAAGGAGTTGACCACGCAGCAGTACCACCAGGTATTATCTCATCTCGCCTCGACTTATGATGTGAACCTTGTGATTACAGGGGCTCCTGATGAACACCCCCGTGCCCAGGCACTTATTGACTCAAGCGGTTTGCCCATTGTCAATATGGCAGGCAAAACCTCGATTATGGAGATGGCCTGCCTGCTGAAGCTTGCCTGCATGGTCATCAGCATTGATACATCCGCCGTTCACATTGCCACAGCCGTCGGAAGCCCCACAGTAAGTATTTTTGGGCCCTCCTCGACACGGAACTGGGCGCCTAAGGGGGGCCGCCATAAAGTTATAACGCACTCAATGTCGTGTATTCCCTGCAGCAAAAAGGGCTGTAATGACACTGAAACGGTGCCGTGCCTTCATGAATTATCACCCCAATTAATTTGTGACGAAATCGATACGCACATCCAGACTTGCTGTCGCGGCATTAAAGGCGGGGTGCCTTTATTTGTGGAAGATGACGGCCCGGACATTGAACTGTCTGAACCAATTGTTACCGGGTAA
- a CDS encoding glycosyltransferase family 2 protein — MTARTLNCLNQLLPGKGQVLIVENIKRQHRHFDFECVVTIIIVSYNTSDLLYACLKSLENELINSGLTDQAEIFVVDNNSMDGSADMVKTEFPRVCLIQNSENLGFGKANNRAIARATGNYLFFLNPDAEVCRDAIGNMVDFMAENSHIGLAGTALVFPDGTPQASVEKTYPGARHAAKDLKTLPGDIAWVMGAGMIARAGLIKEIGGFDERFFLYGEDIDLCLCVRKSGFAVGYIPDAVVIHHEGQSEKNSLPLHVFEKKMRAAILFFKKHYSEKSQKKIRNIQSLQAIWRIVSLRFELMFFPSDPIRRQKLLEYKKILSFYTSF; from the coding sequence ATGACGGCCCGGACATTGAACTGTCTGAACCAATTGTTACCGGGTAAAGGTCAGGTCTTAATCGTGGAAAATATAAAACGACAACACAGGCACTTCGACTTTGAATGTGTAGTTACAATTATTATTGTCAGTTACAATACCTCAGACCTGCTTTACGCTTGCCTTAAGTCCCTGGAAAACGAATTGATCAATTCCGGCCTCACCGATCAGGCTGAAATATTTGTTGTGGACAATAACTCCATGGACGGCAGTGCAGATATGGTAAAAACTGAATTTCCCCGCGTCTGTCTTATTCAAAACAGTGAAAATTTAGGTTTTGGTAAAGCCAATAATCGTGCAATCGCCCGGGCAACAGGAAACTATCTTTTTTTTCTGAATCCCGATGCAGAAGTTTGTCGGGACGCCATTGGTAATATGGTTGATTTCATGGCAGAAAATTCACATATCGGCCTTGCCGGAACCGCTCTTGTTTTTCCCGACGGCACCCCGCAAGCCTCGGTGGAGAAAACCTACCCCGGTGCCCGCCATGCAGCAAAAGATCTTAAAACTCTTCCAGGGGATATTGCCTGGGTTATGGGGGCCGGCATGATCGCCCGTGCGGGTCTGATTAAAGAGATAGGCGGGTTTGACGAGCGTTTTTTCCTTTATGGCGAAGATATTGACCTGTGTCTTTGTGTAAGAAAGAGCGGGTTTGCAGTGGGGTACATTCCAGATGCCGTTGTCATTCACCATGAAGGGCAGAGTGAAAAAAACAGTTTGCCCCTTCATGTGTTCGAAAAAAAAATGAGGGCTGCCATCCTGTTTTTCAAAAAGCATTATTCTGAAAAAAGTCAAAAGAAAATAAGAAATATCCAAAGCCTTCAAGCCATCTGGCGAATTGTTTCGTTACGTTTTGAATTGATGTTTTTCCCATCTGATCCGATCCGCCGGCAAAAGCTTTTAGAATATAAAAAAATCTTATCATTTTATACGTCGTTCTGA
- a CDS encoding glycosyltransferase family 4 protein — protein sequence MDADLKGKISGEVKSIRVAVVVPKYGLIGGAENFVFQLTERVASFEDITVDVFANKWRKGDAPIQFHKIWTIPFPRFLEPLSFALGAYFQTRKFDLIHSHDRVFAMDIFTFHGIPHTIWVNDIQHRHLPRLVDFMITWIERVGITRHRLKKILPVSSIAAQALKQCYPMLGTKIDIMPPGIAADYYQAFDRDEERKQIRLKYDVSPHETVLLFVGMNFEIKNLDLVLESLSIFSSRGGRNLKLLVVGKGNEKKYRKTAKRLGIEDLVRFCGPADIVQPFYLAADLFIMPSFYDTFGMVVLEAMLAGLPPIISATVGAKDLVDHSCGFVLPDTSCPELAANIFEQLQQADIRKELGQNAVKKAKDYFWGELAHRMADNYRSVFLMKQAQEKDEI from the coding sequence ATGGATGCAGACCTGAAAGGGAAAATATCAGGGGAAGTAAAATCAATCAGAGTGGCCGTGGTGGTCCCTAAGTACGGGTTGATCGGCGGGGCTGAAAATTTTGTTTTCCAGCTAACCGAACGGGTTGCCTCATTTGAGGATATCACCGTTGATGTTTTTGCCAATAAATGGCGCAAAGGGGATGCGCCGATTCAGTTTCATAAAATCTGGACAATACCCTTTCCCAGGTTCCTTGAGCCTTTAAGCTTTGCATTGGGCGCCTATTTTCAAACCAGAAAATTTGATCTTATCCATAGCCACGATAGAGTTTTTGCCATGGATATTTTCACCTTTCACGGGATTCCCCACACGATCTGGGTCAATGATATACAGCACAGGCACCTCCCTCGTCTGGTGGATTTCATGATCACCTGGATTGAAAGGGTGGGTATTACCCGTCACCGTTTGAAAAAGATATTGCCGGTTTCATCCATTGCGGCCCAGGCGCTTAAACAGTGCTATCCGATGCTTGGGACAAAGATTGATATCATGCCGCCTGGTATTGCCGCCGATTATTATCAGGCGTTTGACAGGGACGAAGAACGAAAACAAATTAGGCTGAAGTATGACGTGTCGCCACACGAAACAGTACTCCTTTTTGTTGGGATGAATTTTGAAATTAAAAATCTTGATCTGGTATTAGAAAGCCTGTCTATTTTTTCAAGCCGTGGCGGCAGGAATTTAAAGCTTTTGGTTGTTGGCAAAGGCAATGAAAAAAAATACCGCAAAACGGCCAAACGTCTTGGGATCGAGGATCTCGTCAGGTTTTGCGGGCCTGCCGACATTGTACAGCCATTTTATCTGGCCGCAGACCTGTTTATCATGCCTTCGTTTTACGACACCTTTGGTATGGTTGTTCTGGAGGCAATGCTTGCCGGTCTGCCCCCAATCATCTCGGCTACCGTCGGTGCAAAGGATCTTGTCGACCATTCATGTGGTTTTGTGTTGCCTGATACCTCCTGTCCTGAATTGGCAGCCAATATTTTTGAGCAACTGCAACAGGCTGATATCCGGAAGGAATTGGGGCAAAACGCCGTTAAAAAGGCAAAGGATTATTTTTGGGGCGAACTGGCGCACAGAATGGCTGATAACTACAGATCTGTTTTTCTTATGAAACAGGCGCAAGAAAAGGATGAAATATAA
- a CDS encoding glycosyltransferase codes for MVDPFKKYRRQLRRFRNNKRLEKENLSYKQLFTKHGLQTPTENELRKKYANLFPHITGKEKGELSILAIYHHYNWENEALLPSLEKFGRVIHYDWFAEFNQQDEKNWHKKYKRRMNTDLIQRVAQWVHTENIDVIFTYLSGETVYPDTLKRIASSGVPIINLALNDKESFVGKIRNGRSMGVRDICRFCHLCWTSTEDAIVKYVVEGASPIYMPEGGNPEIHKPYYVNQDIDVSFVGQCYGNRPVIINKLREKGIPIEAYGYNWPAGPLSTKEMVKMYSRSKINLGFGGVAGLNETFCLKGRDFEIPMSGGFYLTEHNEELERCFLPGKEIATYHNFDDLVEKLNFYLSNDEEREKIRCQGYDVAIRRHTWESRFEKIFSILGVLAGV; via the coding sequence ATGGTTGATCCCTTCAAAAAGTATCGTCGACAATTAAGACGTTTCCGTAACAACAAGCGACTTGAAAAAGAGAATCTTTCTTACAAACAGCTCTTTACCAAGCATGGGTTGCAAACGCCCACGGAAAATGAGTTGCGCAAAAAATATGCGAATCTTTTTCCTCACATTACCGGCAAGGAAAAAGGGGAACTATCCATCCTGGCCATTTACCACCACTATAATTGGGAAAATGAAGCCCTCTTGCCCTCCCTTGAAAAATTTGGCCGGGTCATCCATTATGACTGGTTTGCTGAATTTAACCAACAAGATGAAAAAAACTGGCACAAAAAATATAAAAGGCGGATGAACACCGATCTTATTCAAAGGGTGGCACAGTGGGTACATACAGAAAACATTGATGTCATCTTTACCTATCTTTCAGGAGAAACGGTCTACCCGGACACCTTAAAGAGAATTGCATCTTCAGGCGTGCCGATTATCAACCTGGCCTTAAATGATAAGGAATCATTTGTCGGGAAAATACGGAACGGTCGGTCCATGGGGGTGCGAGATATCTGTCGGTTTTGTCATCTGTGCTGGACAAGCACCGAGGATGCGATCGTTAAGTACGTTGTAGAAGGGGCTTCGCCCATTTATATGCCCGAAGGCGGGAATCCGGAAATTCATAAACCGTATTATGTTAATCAAGACATTGATGTTTCTTTTGTGGGGCAGTGTTATGGAAACAGGCCTGTTATCATCAATAAACTTAGAGAAAAAGGCATTCCAATCGAGGCTTATGGCTATAATTGGCCCGCAGGCCCCCTGTCAACGAAAGAGATGGTGAAGATGTACTCCCGCAGCAAGATCAACCTGGGCTTTGGTGGTGTTGCAGGATTGAATGAAACCTTTTGCCTTAAAGGAAGGGATTTTGAAATACCGATGAGTGGGGGGTTTTACCTCACCGAGCACAATGAGGAACTTGAAAGATGCTTTTTACCCGGCAAAGAGATAGCAACTTACCATAATTTTGATGATCTTGTGGAAAAACTCAATTTTTATCTCAGCAATGACGAGGAACGTGAGAAAATACGATGTCAAGGGTATGATGTCGCCATTCGCCGGCATACCTGGGAAAGTCGATTTGAAAAAATTTTTTCTATTTTAGGCGTCCTTGCCGGCGTGTAA
- a CDS encoding O-antigen ligase family protein, whose amino-acid sequence MVLAISVFFLLTIITQSRATSIGFFLVILSGFFFKNWKIGVVLLMLLLIVFSFSPVKKKFRPSNFINAPRVLLLFSSIEIIKQYPLFGIGYGFEGFNSKELDDLKKNSQRGVTNIGAPHNIFASITVRTGIIGGVIFLMLFGVYVRNTWRVARDKLNKPNQFWGVTTLTACCGIIFIAAVEPDGNHIFHTIFFTFLGMGSALSMQRNQPNDA is encoded by the coding sequence ATGGTATTAGCGATCTCCGTCTTCTTTCTTCTTACAATTATCACCCAGTCCAGGGCAACCTCAATTGGTTTTTTTCTGGTAATTTTATCTGGTTTTTTTTTCAAGAACTGGAAAATCGGTGTTGTGTTACTAATGCTTCTTTTAATTGTATTCTCTTTCAGCCCTGTGAAAAAAAAATTTCGGCCTTCAAATTTTATAAACGCACCGCGGGTGCTGCTTTTATTCTCTTCCATTGAAATTATAAAACAATACCCGCTCTTTGGGATCGGATATGGTTTTGAAGGGTTTAATAGCAAAGAACTGGATGACCTGAAAAAAAATTCCCAAAGAGGGGTGACCAACATCGGTGCGCCCCACAATATTTTCGCAAGCATTACAGTACGCACAGGAATCATCGGCGGGGTAATTTTTCTGATGCTGTTTGGGGTGTATGTGAGAAACACCTGGCGGGTGGCCCGGGACAAGTTAAACAAACCGAATCAGTTCTGGGGGGTGACAACGCTAACTGCCTGTTGTGGTATCATTTTTATCGCTGCCGTGGAACCGGATGGCAACCATATCTTCCATACCATTTTTTTTACTTTTCTAGGGATGGGATCTGCACTTTCCATGCAGCGCAATCAGCCAAATGATGCTTGA
- a CDS encoding IS1380 family transposase: MMRVFHTEFSEKNLTGNAGLVNLGRFSEKLGLPKILSELLTIERGASAEYQVSDIVMMLVFGVLAGAKHMSHMAILRSDEVLRALFRWDKFPVSTSFGRIFKLFSAKHCKELSDAESLARNKAWGKKWFGRVTLDMDSSVRGVYGKQEGAAKGFNSKKKGQRSYHPLLCFVAENRECLHNWFRTGSAYSANGSVDFMKECFAKLPKRVWKVFVRADSAFFDGALLDLLESKDCQYLIKVNLRGITALLEKQSWRKIAGRPGYESSKFEYKCSGWSKSRTFVAVRLLTEETVEESALFESKKYEYDYFCYVSNLNLSPWATHKKYGQRATSENWIEWCKNQMASGSILTQDFWANSAIFQTSILAYNLLVWMIWLNNEDGFNKEPNTIRMCLINVPARLMTRSRQWKLRLSKNYVYKERWQSLERSIIQLDFA, from the coding sequence ATGATGAGGGTATTTCATACTGAATTTTCTGAAAAAAATCTTACCGGCAATGCTGGGCTGGTTAACCTTGGTAGATTTTCAGAAAAATTAGGGCTTCCTAAAATTTTATCCGAGCTCCTGACTATAGAAAGAGGAGCCAGCGCAGAGTACCAGGTAAGTGACATAGTGATGATGCTCGTTTTTGGTGTCCTGGCAGGGGCGAAGCATATGAGTCATATGGCTATTCTTAGATCCGATGAAGTTCTCAGGGCGCTTTTTAGATGGGATAAGTTTCCCGTGAGCACCTCCTTTGGCCGTATATTTAAACTTTTTTCCGCAAAACACTGCAAGGAGTTATCCGATGCAGAATCTTTGGCCCGAAATAAAGCATGGGGTAAAAAGTGGTTTGGGAGAGTTACCCTCGATATGGATTCTTCTGTCCGAGGTGTATACGGGAAGCAGGAAGGTGCTGCTAAAGGGTTTAACTCAAAAAAGAAAGGTCAAAGAAGCTACCATCCTCTCCTTTGCTTTGTGGCAGAGAATCGAGAGTGCCTCCATAATTGGTTCCGTACAGGCAGCGCCTATTCAGCCAATGGCAGTGTTGATTTCATGAAGGAATGCTTTGCCAAATTACCCAAACGGGTGTGGAAAGTGTTTGTACGAGCTGATAGTGCATTTTTTGATGGCGCCTTGCTTGATCTGCTTGAGTCAAAGGACTGCCAATATTTGATCAAAGTCAATCTTCGAGGCATCACTGCCCTTTTGGAAAAGCAATCTTGGCGGAAGATTGCAGGCCGGCCAGGATATGAAAGTTCTAAATTTGAATACAAATGTTCGGGATGGTCAAAATCCAGAACTTTTGTGGCTGTTAGGCTACTCACTGAGGAGACGGTGGAAGAAAGTGCTTTGTTTGAATCAAAAAAATATGAATACGATTATTTTTGCTACGTCTCAAATTTGAACTTGAGCCCATGGGCCACCCATAAAAAATATGGGCAGCGGGCGACAAGTGAAAACTGGATTGAGTGGTGTAAAAATCAGATGGCATCGGGTAGCATACTGACACAGGACTTTTGGGCAAATTCGGCCATTTTTCAAACTTCAATTTTGGCATACAATCTATTGGTATGGATGATATGGTTAAATAATGAAGACGGCTTCAATAAAGAGCCGAATACTATCCGGATGTGCCTTATTAACGTGCCAGCACGATTAATGACCAGAAGTAGACAATGGAAATTACGATTATCCAAGAATTATGTATACAAGGAGCGGTGGCAGAGCCTGGAGAGATCAATCATACAATTGGATTTTGCCTGA
- a CDS encoding UDP-glucuronic acid decarboxylase family protein yields the protein MYNFQRKRVMVTGGAGFLGSHLCRRLLNDGHDVLCVDNFYTGTKDNIVHLFDNHHFEFMRHDVTFPLYIEVDEIYNLACPASPIHYQFDPVQTTKTSVHGAINMLGLAKRVKAKIFQASTSEVYGDPQIHPQTESYWGHVNPIGRRSCYDEGKRCAETLFFDYHRQHNMRIKVARIFNTYGPNMHPDDGRVVSNFIMQALQNKAITVYGDGSQSRSFCYVDDLIELFVRVMDSSDEFTGPVNMGNPGEFTILELAEKVIELTNSKSEIIFKPLPSDDPQQRKPDITLAREKFGWEPKIKLEEGLGKTISYFDRFINMRGADAR from the coding sequence ATGTACAATTTTCAACGAAAACGGGTCATGGTGACTGGTGGTGCTGGATTTCTTGGCTCTCATCTTTGCCGGCGCCTGCTGAATGACGGCCATGATGTTCTGTGCGTAGATAATTTTTATACCGGAACAAAAGATAACATCGTTCATCTATTCGATAACCACCATTTTGAGTTTATGCGTCATGATGTGACATTCCCCTTGTATATTGAGGTGGATGAAATATACAATCTGGCCTGTCCTGCTTCACCGATTCACTACCAGTTCGATCCGGTACAGACAACCAAAACCAGTGTTCACGGGGCCATAAACATGTTGGGACTGGCCAAGCGGGTAAAAGCAAAAATTTTCCAGGCATCTACCAGCGAGGTCTATGGTGACCCGCAGATTCATCCGCAAACGGAATCCTACTGGGGGCATGTTAATCCCATCGGCAGGCGTTCTTGTTATGACGAGGGAAAACGATGTGCCGAGACCCTTTTTTTTGACTACCACCGTCAGCACAACATGCGCATTAAGGTCGCCCGCATTTTCAACACCTATGGCCCGAATATGCACCCTGATGACGGCCGGGTTGTGTCAAATTTCATCATGCAGGCATTGCAAAATAAAGCCATCACGGTTTATGGAGATGGGAGTCAAAGCCGTTCTTTTTGCTATGTTGATGATTTGATTGAGCTGTTTGTGCGCGTCATGGATTCATCTGATGAGTTCACGGGGCCGGTCAATATGGGTAACCCCGGTGAATTTACAATTCTAGAACTGGCAGAAAAGGTGATCGAGCTCACCAACTCTAAATCTGAAATTATTTTTAAGCCTCTTCCGTCCGATGATCCCCAGCAACGTAAACCTGATATAACCCTTGCCCGTGAAAAATTCGGCTGGGAGCCAAAGATTAAGCTTGAAGAGGGGCTCGGAAAAACCATTTCTTATTTTGACCGGTTCATCAACATGCGTGGGGCAGATGCCAGATAG
- the waaC gene encoding lipopolysaccharide heptosyltransferase I: MYISRNRETTGDSVHKCRRPRNRNPKILIVKMSAIGDVIHTLPALNALRTHYPNAQITWLVEEAAADIVMGHPALDRVILSRRKHWVRQLKSRHWKAGLKGLYGFIKTLRDTRYDMVIDFQTLLKSAAMVLLSKGKRKIGFAKGMQHAEGSHLFYNEHIPAIDMEVHALKRGLLFLEAMGVPAPDVVYNLPIQHQERILISRILAQKGITGARKLFCINPQATWETKLWDNAKFAELADELSKTCGADIVFTGGPQDSRAIETIRSKMKEPSVNLAGKTTLKTLAALYQCSDLLVTTDTGPMHLAAALNTLVVAIFGATAPWRTGPFGDTCMVVRSNVACSPCFKRTCPKTRNAEECMNTISVFDVKNCCTKLLAAAQK, translated from the coding sequence GTGTACATAAGTAGAAACAGAGAAACCACTGGTGACAGTGTCCACAAATGCAGGCGTCCCCGGAACAGGAACCCTAAAATCCTGATTGTCAAAATGAGTGCCATAGGCGATGTCATCCACACCCTTCCGGCACTCAATGCGCTGCGCACCCACTACCCCAATGCCCAGATCACCTGGCTCGTGGAAGAAGCTGCGGCAGATATTGTCATGGGGCATCCTGCCCTGGACCGGGTCATCCTGTCCCGCCGCAAGCACTGGGTAAGACAACTCAAGTCGCGGCACTGGAAAGCAGGGCTTAAGGGTCTGTATGGCTTCATCAAAACCCTTCGTGATACCCGCTATGATATGGTCATAGATTTTCAGACCCTTCTAAAAAGCGCTGCCATGGTTCTTTTGTCAAAGGGGAAAAGAAAAATCGGTTTTGCAAAGGGAATGCAGCATGCGGAAGGAAGCCACCTGTTCTATAACGAGCATATTCCGGCGATTGACATGGAAGTCCACGCCTTGAAACGCGGCCTGTTGTTTCTGGAAGCCATGGGAGTTCCGGCTCCTGACGTGGTTTACAATTTACCGATACAACACCAGGAGCGTATCTTGATCAGCCGCATTCTGGCACAAAAAGGCATCACAGGCGCCCGGAAACTTTTCTGTATCAACCCCCAGGCAACCTGGGAGACCAAACTATGGGACAACGCCAAATTCGCAGAATTGGCCGATGAACTTTCAAAAACCTGTGGCGCGGACATTGTTTTCACCGGCGGGCCGCAGGACAGCCGGGCAATTGAAACCATTCGCTCAAAAATGAAAGAGCCCAGTGTAAATTTAGCCGGAAAAACCACCCTTAAAACCCTTGCTGCCTTATATCAATGCAGCGACTTGCTTGTCACAACAGACACAGGCCCCATGCACCTTGCTGCTGCCTTGAACACACTGGTGGTGGCCATATTTGGTGCCACCGCGCCCTGGCGCACAGGTCCCTTTGGCGACACCTGTATGGTGGTGCGATCAAATGTTGCCTGTAGCCCTTGCTTTAAACGAACATGCCCGAAAACCCGAAACGCCGAAGAATGTATGAACACTATATCAGTCTTTGATGTTAAAAACTGCTGCACGAAGCTGCTCGCCGCCGCTCAAAAATAA
- the waaF gene encoding lipopolysaccharide heptosyltransferase II has product MTTIALKDNSSAHILFRAANWVGDAIMTTPVLRAVRKNYPKAQITVLAKPWVIPVYEHNPYVDHIMLYDNNGRHKRGLGTLTLAADIRQHRFDLAVLMQNAFEAALITWLGCVRERLGYNTDARGMLLNRAVKMDPKLKQGHLIDYYIAILKGAGLFTDGRRLDLFLSKEDRQTAGNILKQSGLDQSAPVIGINPGATGGTAKRWFPERFAKVAEQLSKKFNTKILIFGGPADRELGDQICQAAPDCCVNIAGQTTLGQAFALIETCRLFITNDSGLMHAAAALNINQVAVIGSTNFKATSPANGNSVIIRVPVHCSPCMKAECPIDHKCMDLVTIDMVYEKAIEMIRVHK; this is encoded by the coding sequence ATGACTACAATCGCATTAAAAGACAACTCTTCGGCACACATCCTTTTCCGCGCTGCCAACTGGGTCGGAGACGCCATCATGACAACGCCGGTGTTGCGTGCGGTGAGAAAAAATTATCCCAAGGCACAAATCACAGTGCTGGCAAAGCCATGGGTAATTCCAGTATATGAGCACAACCCCTATGTTGACCACATTATGTTGTATGATAATAACGGGCGACATAAAAGAGGGCTGGGTACCCTTACCCTGGCCGCAGATATTCGGCAACATCGGTTTGACCTGGCCGTTTTGATGCAGAACGCCTTTGAGGCAGCCCTGATTACATGGTTGGGGTGCGTCAGGGAAAGGCTGGGATACAACACTGATGCCAGGGGAATGCTTCTAAACCGGGCTGTAAAAATGGACCCGAAACTCAAACAGGGCCATCTTATCGATTATTACATTGCTATTCTCAAAGGCGCCGGACTTTTCACAGACGGACGCAGACTGGATCTTTTTTTATCCAAGGAAGACCGTCAGACAGCCGGAAACATACTCAAACAAAGCGGACTTGATCAGTCTGCCCCCGTTATCGGCATCAACCCTGGTGCAACAGGCGGGACGGCCAAAAGATGGTTTCCGGAACGTTTTGCAAAAGTTGCCGAACAGCTTTCCAAAAAATTTAACACAAAAATCCTGATTTTCGGGGGCCCCGCTGACCGGGAATTAGGAGATCAGATCTGCCAGGCCGCCCCGGATTGTTGCGTTAACATCGCCGGTCAGACCACCCTGGGGCAAGCCTTTGCTTTGATTGAAACCTGCCGGCTTTTCATCACCAACGATTCAGGGCTTATGCACGCAGCAGCAGCCCTCAATATCAACCAGGTGGCGGTAATTGGTTCCACAAACTTTAAAGCAACCTCCCCTGCCAACGGAAACAGCGTCATTATCCGGGTGCCGGTACACTGCAGCCCATGCATGAAAGCAGAATGCCCCATTGACCACAAATGCATGGATCTGGTAACCATCGATATGGTGTATGAGAAAGCGATAGAGATGATTCGTGTACATAAGTAG